A single genomic interval of Halorubrum aethiopicum harbors:
- a CDS encoding 50S ribosomal protein L19e translates to MSDLKAQKRLAADELDVGKGRVWLDPDAQEEIEDAITREDVRELIEQGTIRAKEAKTNSRGRARERAEKRSYGHKTGAGSRKGKAGARQNTKDDWKARIRAQRARLKELRDEEDVLDATEYRTLYNKASGGEFEDVARLEAYIRTQYGYEVND, encoded by the coding sequence ATGAGTGACCTGAAAGCCCAGAAACGGCTGGCCGCGGACGAGCTCGACGTCGGCAAGGGCCGCGTCTGGCTCGACCCCGACGCCCAGGAGGAGATCGAGGACGCGATCACGCGCGAGGACGTTCGCGAGCTCATCGAGCAGGGAACGATCCGCGCGAAGGAGGCGAAGACGAACTCCCGCGGGCGGGCCCGCGAGCGCGCGGAGAAGCGCTCGTACGGCCACAAGACGGGTGCCGGCTCCCGGAAGGGGAAGGCCGGCGCGCGACAGAACACGAAGGACGACTGGAAGGCGCGGATCCGCGCACAGCGGGCCCGCCTGAAGGAGCTGCGTGACGAGGAGGACGTCCTCGACGCCACGGAGTACCGCACGCTCTACAACAAGGCGAGCGGCGGCGAGTTCGAGGACGTCGCCCGACTGGAGGCGTACATCCGGACGCAGTACGGCTACGAGGTGAACGACTAA
- a CDS encoding 50S ribosomal protein L18: MATGPRYKVPMRRRREVRTDYHQRLRLLKSGKPRLVARVSNAHVRAQLVTPGPDGDETHAAASSEDLAEYGWEAPTGNLPSAYLTGYLAGARAVEAGLEEAVLDIGLNTATPGNKTFAVQEGAIDAGLEIPHNDDVLADWSRTRGEHIAAYAEQLDEPLYGGEFDAGELPEHFDTVLDELQEDHE; the protein is encoded by the coding sequence ATGGCGACAGGACCACGATACAAGGTGCCGATGCGGCGCCGCCGCGAGGTCCGGACGGATTACCACCAGAGGTTGCGCCTGCTGAAATCGGGCAAGCCTCGCCTGGTCGCCCGGGTGAGCAACGCTCACGTCAGGGCGCAGCTGGTCACCCCCGGACCCGACGGCGACGAGACCCACGCGGCCGCCTCCAGCGAGGACCTCGCTGAGTACGGCTGGGAGGCCCCGACGGGCAATCTCCCCAGCGCGTACCTCACGGGATACCTCGCGGGCGCTCGCGCGGTCGAGGCCGGCCTCGAGGAGGCCGTCCTCGACATCGGGCTCAACACGGCGACGCCCGGCAACAAGACGTTCGCGGTACAGGAAGGAGCGATCGACGCGGGCCTCGAGATCCCCCACAACGACGACGTGCTGGCCGACTGGTCGCGCACGCGCGGCGAGCACATCGCCGCGTACGCCGAGCAGCTCGACGAGCCGCTGTACGGCGGGGAGTTCGACGCCGGCGAGTTACCCGAGCACTTCGATACCGTGCTCGACGAGCTACAGGAGGACCATGAGTAG
- a CDS encoding 30S ribosomal protein S5, which yields MSRHNDGWEPRTRLGRKVQNGDITSMEQALDSGLPLKEAEIVDQLLPGLEDEVLDINMVQRMTDSGRRVKFRCVVAVGNRDGYLGYAQARDDQVGGAIQKAIDVAKLNVIEVDRGSGSWEDQPGGTNSLTRTAKGKAGSVTVEIKPAPQGLGLAAAETVRNILELAGVEDAWTNSDGNTRTTVNLAKATFNALENAAQSRTPQHARQVHYDEVSE from the coding sequence ATGAGTAGACACAACGACGGCTGGGAACCGCGAACGCGGCTCGGCCGCAAGGTACAGAACGGCGACATCACGTCGATGGAACAGGCGCTCGACTCCGGCCTCCCGCTGAAGGAGGCCGAGATCGTCGACCAGCTCCTCCCGGGGCTCGAAGACGAGGTGCTGGACATCAACATGGTCCAGCGCATGACCGACTCCGGCCGGCGCGTGAAGTTCCGGTGTGTCGTGGCGGTGGGCAACCGCGACGGCTACCTCGGCTACGCGCAGGCGCGGGACGACCAGGTCGGCGGCGCGATCCAGAAGGCGATCGACGTCGCGAAGCTGAACGTCATCGAGGTCGACCGCGGCTCGGGCTCGTGGGAGGACCAGCCCGGCGGCACGAACTCGCTGACCCGGACGGCGAAGGGGAAGGCCGGCTCCGTCACCGTGGAGATCAAGCCCGCCCCGCAGGGGCTCGGGCTGGCCGCCGCGGAGACGGTGCGGAACATCCTGGAGCTCGCCGGCGTCGAGGACGCCTGGACGAACTCCGACGGCAACACCCGGACCACGGTGAACCTCGCGAAGGCGACGTTCAACGCCTTAGAGAACGCGGCGCAGTCCCGCACGCCCCAGCACGCGCGCCAGGTCCACTACGACGAGGTGAGCGAGTGA
- a CDS encoding 50S ribosomal protein L30, whose protein sequence is MQAIVQLRGEVNVNEGVVDTLDMLNVGRVNHATFVPETDSYRGMITKVNDLVAFGEPSVETVAATIERRGEPLEGDADVDDAWVAENTDYDDVAALAEAIVAEETTLREQGVSPTLRLHAPRGGHDGIKHPIVEGGELGRHSTEEMDALLEAMR, encoded by the coding sequence ATGCAGGCGATCGTTCAGCTCCGCGGGGAGGTCAACGTGAACGAGGGCGTCGTCGACACGCTCGACATGCTGAACGTCGGGCGCGTCAACCACGCGACGTTCGTTCCGGAGACCGACTCCTACCGCGGCATGATCACGAAGGTGAACGACCTCGTCGCCTTCGGCGAGCCGAGCGTCGAGACGGTGGCGGCCACCATCGAGCGGCGCGGCGAGCCCCTCGAGGGCGACGCCGACGTCGACGACGCGTGGGTCGCGGAGAACACCGACTACGACGACGTGGCGGCGCTGGCCGAGGCGATCGTCGCCGAGGAGACGACCCTGCGCGAGCAGGGCGTCTCCCCGACGCTCCGCCTTCACGCGCCCCGCGGCGGCCACGACGGCATCAAACACCCGATCGTGGAGGGCGGCGAGCTCGGTCGTCACTCCACCGAGGAGATGGACGCGCTCCTGGAGGCGATGCGATGA
- a CDS encoding uL15m family ribosomal protein has protein sequence MTDKNRRQRGSRTHGGGTHKNRRGAGHRGGRGAAGRSKHEYHNYGPLGKHGFKRPEDSKTEVLEVKAQKLDEDAALYVAEGLAEEDDGAYVVDARDVVEDGHDADVVKVLGGGQVRRELRVTADAFTAGAVEGIESAGGEATLSERAEEAADEAENTSDDETDEA, from the coding sequence ATGACGGACAAGAACCGCAGACAGCGCGGCTCCCGGACGCACGGCGGCGGCACGCACAAGAACCGGCGCGGTGCCGGTCACCGCGGCGGTCGCGGTGCCGCGGGCCGCTCGAAACACGAGTACCACAACTACGGCCCGCTCGGTAAACACGGCTTCAAGCGCCCCGAGGACTCCAAGACGGAGGTCCTCGAGGTCAAAGCCCAGAAGCTCGACGAGGACGCGGCGCTGTACGTCGCGGAGGGCCTCGCCGAGGAGGACGACGGCGCGTACGTCGTCGACGCCCGTGACGTCGTCGAGGACGGTCACGACGCGGACGTGGTGAAGGTGCTCGGCGGCGGACAGGTCCGCCGCGAGCTCCGCGTCACCGCCGACGCGTTCACGGCCGGGGCGGTCGAGGGGATCGAGTCCGCCGGCGGCGAGGCGACGCTCTCGGAGCGCGCCGAGGAGGCGGCCGACGAAGCAGAAAACACTTCCGACGACGAGACCGACGAGGCGTAA
- the secY gene encoding preprotein translocase subunit SecY: protein MSWKEVAEPVLSRMPVVERPAGHVPFRRKLMWTAGILLVYFFLTNINPFGLAAGQGSDFFGQFRSVLAGQQGSLLQVGIGPIVTASIVLQLLGGANLLGLDTDDPRDQVLYQGLQKLLVVIVTALTAAPMVFTGEFLPADQAVGQALGIGEFGVQFLIFAQIFVGGVLILFMDEIVSKWGVGSGVGLFIIAAVSQQIVGGFFSFSALGATGFFASWYGIVFGDVPVSLSPFTAEGLQNLLFAPGNVLALFTTVFIFGIVVYAESVRVEIPLSHARVKGARGRFPVKLIYASVLPMILVRALQANVQFLGQILSSQWAGMPAWLGEYSDQGEPLSGLFYYLNPIQARTEWMWFLGEIPASVEPWMIAVRLAIDLTFMVVGGAVFAIFWVETTGMGPEATAQQIQNSGMQIPGFRRNPQVVEKVMERYIPQVTVIGGALVGLLAVMANLLGTIGQVSGTGLLLAVSITYKLYEEIAEEQLMEMHPMMRQMFGNE, encoded by the coding sequence ATGAGTTGGAAGGAGGTCGCCGAACCGGTGCTCTCGCGGATGCCCGTCGTGGAGCGGCCCGCGGGTCACGTCCCGTTCAGGCGCAAGCTCATGTGGACGGCGGGGATCCTGCTCGTCTACTTCTTTTTGACCAACATCAATCCGTTCGGCCTCGCGGCCGGACAGGGGAGCGACTTCTTCGGGCAGTTCCGCTCGGTGTTGGCCGGCCAGCAGGGGTCGCTGCTCCAGGTCGGTATCGGACCGATCGTCACCGCGTCGATCGTCTTGCAGCTGCTCGGCGGGGCGAACCTGCTCGGCCTCGACACCGACGACCCGCGCGACCAGGTCCTGTACCAGGGGCTCCAGAAGCTGCTCGTGGTCATCGTGACCGCGTTGACGGCCGCGCCCATGGTGTTCACCGGCGAGTTCCTTCCAGCGGACCAGGCCGTCGGACAGGCGCTCGGGATCGGCGAGTTCGGCGTTCAGTTCCTGATATTCGCGCAGATCTTCGTCGGCGGCGTCCTCATCCTGTTCATGGACGAGATCGTGAGCAAGTGGGGCGTCGGCTCCGGCGTGGGGCTGTTCATCATCGCCGCCGTGAGCCAGCAGATCGTCGGCGGCTTCTTCAGCTTCTCGGCGCTCGGCGCGACCGGCTTCTTCGCGAGCTGGTACGGGATCGTCTTCGGTGACGTTCCCGTCTCGCTGTCGCCGTTCACGGCCGAGGGGCTCCAGAACCTGCTTTTCGCGCCCGGTAACGTCCTCGCGCTGTTCACGACGGTGTTCATCTTCGGGATCGTCGTGTACGCGGAGTCGGTCCGCGTCGAGATCCCGCTGTCACACGCCCGCGTGAAGGGTGCTCGAGGGCGGTTCCCGGTGAAGCTCATCTACGCGTCCGTGCTGCCGATGATCCTCGTTCGCGCGCTCCAGGCGAACGTCCAGTTCCTCGGGCAGATCCTCTCCTCGCAGTGGGCGGGGATGCCCGCGTGGCTCGGCGAGTACAGCGACCAGGGCGAACCCCTCTCCGGGCTGTTCTACTACCTGAACCCGATCCAGGCGCGGACCGAGTGGATGTGGTTCCTCGGGGAGATCCCGGCGTCGGTCGAGCCGTGGATGATCGCCGTCCGGCTCGCCATCGACCTGACGTTCATGGTCGTCGGCGGGGCGGTGTTCGCGATCTTCTGGGTCGAGACCACCGGCATGGGACCGGAGGCGACCGCCCAGCAGATCCAGAACTCCGGGATGCAGATCCCCGGCTTCCGGCGGAACCCGCAGGTCGTCGAGAAGGTCATGGAGCGGTACATCCCGCAGGTGACCGTCATCGGCGGCGCGCTCGTCGGACTGCTCGCCGTGATGGCGAACCTGCTCGGCACCATCGGTCAGGTCTCCGGCACCGGGCTGCTGCTCGCGGTCTCGATCACGTACAAGCTGTACGAGGAGATCGCCGAAGAGCAGCTCATGGAGATGCACCCGATGATGCGCCAGATGTTCGGCAACGAGTGA